The following are from one region of the Stigmatella ashevillena genome:
- a CDS encoding alpha/beta fold hydrolase, whose amino-acid sequence MTTSRAVPALLLSAVLASGCVRSYRSEPPLDFQDFSYTSLDGQPWPLQRVPLPKTAETYQMASVPQVAYVELNPTGARTLVFIHGLGSYLKFWRYQLDAFAQQGYRVVAVDLPGYGKSDKPATFPYTMEAMADVVREVVQTLGVERPLLVGHSMGAQTALSYAIRYPEEPAALVLTSPAGFEKFSDKEKRWFRRSLTSAFIKSSPEYNIWGSVRQANFSRWRPELEWLIEERVRVVGTPAFDAYAYANVRTVDGLAHNDFVRENLGRVQAPALIVFGEEDRLIPNPFLHGGWARDIMAYGHAGLRGSSLVGLEGCGHSVQLDCPKEYNAAVTTFLGKLAPAP is encoded by the coding sequence ATGACGACTTCTCGCGCCGTCCCGGCCCTGCTGCTCTCCGCCGTGCTCGCCTCGGGGTGTGTCCGTTCATACCGGTCCGAGCCGCCCCTGGACTTCCAGGACTTTTCCTACACCTCGCTCGACGGCCAGCCGTGGCCCCTCCAGCGTGTGCCGCTGCCCAAGACGGCGGAGACGTACCAGATGGCCTCCGTCCCCCAGGTGGCCTATGTGGAGCTCAATCCCACGGGGGCCCGCACGCTCGTCTTCATTCACGGGCTGGGCTCCTACCTGAAGTTCTGGCGCTATCAGCTCGATGCCTTCGCCCAGCAGGGCTACCGCGTGGTGGCGGTGGATCTGCCCGGCTATGGCAAGTCCGACAAGCCCGCCACCTTCCCGTACACCATGGAGGCCATGGCGGACGTGGTGCGCGAGGTGGTGCAGACGCTGGGCGTGGAGCGCCCCCTGCTGGTGGGGCACTCGATGGGGGCGCAGACGGCGCTCTCCTACGCCATCCGCTACCCCGAGGAGCCCGCCGCGCTGGTGCTCACCTCGCCCGCGGGCTTCGAGAAATTCTCCGACAAGGAGAAGCGGTGGTTCCGGCGCTCGCTCACCTCCGCGTTCATCAAGTCCTCGCCCGAGTACAACATCTGGGGCAGCGTGCGGCAGGCCAACTTCTCGCGCTGGCGTCCGGAGTTGGAGTGGCTCATCGAGGAGCGCGTGCGCGTGGTGGGCACGCCCGCGTTCGACGCCTATGCTTACGCCAACGTGCGCACCGTGGATGGGCTGGCGCACAATGACTTCGTGCGCGAGAACCTGGGCCGTGTCCAGGCGCCCGCGCTCATCGTCTTCGGTGAGGAGGACCGGCTCATTCCCAATCCGTTCCTCCATGGGGGCTGGGCCCGGGACATCATGGCGTACGGACACGCGGGGCTGCGCGGCTCGTCGCTGGTGGGGCTCGAGGGTTGCGGCCACTCGGTGCAGCTCGACTGCCCAAAGGAGTACAACGCGGCGGTGACCACGTTCCTCGGAAAGCTGGCGCCCGCCCCCTGA
- a CDS encoding lipase family protein: MRLRSCHTVLGALCLGSLSLGSLSLGCGPDMGMNETEEPAEALATHEAEAVSTAGITPHFSQWLSANGYSAYDFARKDLAGGSYGGKSSASDTVVNQPVIFIHGNSDKAIGTGTAGQTGWNASIEYFQSKGYKTSELYAMTWGPASALLSAQQYHSKTHVMQVRKFIEAVKAYTGASKVDIITHSMGVTLARKAILGGTATDALEGGQYTVGSSLTASVDTFVGIAGANLGLTNCYTAGATTPTCGATNGLFPGSWAGAGPSNYLKNLQSSQGYEGAYRYALYSTADEVVGYGGIVYGAYTSRIPGQTGEKVYSAYPYGHFNSKDLTGEVQFNMVKNHLIP; the protein is encoded by the coding sequence ATGCGTTTGCGCTCCTGCCATACCGTGCTGGGTGCGTTGTGCTTGGGCTCGTTGTCCCTGGGCTCGTTGTCCCTGGGCTGCGGCCCGGACATGGGAATGAATGAGACCGAAGAGCCCGCCGAGGCGCTGGCCACCCACGAGGCGGAGGCGGTCTCCACCGCGGGCATCACCCCTCACTTCAGCCAGTGGCTCTCGGCCAACGGCTACAGCGCCTACGACTTCGCGCGGAAGGACCTCGCGGGCGGCAGCTACGGCGGCAAGAGCAGCGCCAGTGACACGGTGGTGAACCAACCGGTTATCTTCATCCACGGCAACTCGGACAAGGCGATCGGCACGGGGACGGCGGGCCAGACGGGCTGGAACGCCTCCATCGAGTACTTCCAGTCCAAGGGCTACAAGACGAGTGAGCTCTACGCGATGACGTGGGGCCCGGCGAGCGCGCTGCTCTCAGCGCAGCAGTACCACTCGAAGACGCACGTGATGCAGGTCCGCAAGTTCATCGAGGCGGTGAAGGCCTACACCGGGGCCTCGAAGGTGGACATCATCACCCACTCCATGGGCGTGACGCTGGCGCGCAAGGCCATCCTCGGCGGCACCGCGACCGATGCGCTGGAGGGGGGCCAGTACACCGTGGGCAGCTCGCTCACCGCGTCGGTGGACACCTTCGTGGGCATCGCAGGCGCCAACCTGGGGCTGACCAACTGCTACACGGCGGGAGCCACCACGCCCACGTGCGGGGCCACCAACGGCCTGTTCCCCGGAAGCTGGGCGGGCGCCGGCCCGTCGAACTACCTGAAGAACCTCCAGTCCAGCCAGGGCTACGAGGGCGCCTACCGCTACGCCCTCTATTCCACCGCGGACGAGGTGGTGGGCTACGGCGGCATCGTCTACGGCGCGTACACCTCCCGCATCCCGGGACAGACGGGAGAGAAGGTGTACAGCGCGTACCCGTATGGGCACTTCAACTCGAAGGACCTGACGGGCGAGGTGCAGTTCAACATGGTGAAGAACCACCTCATCCCGTAG